The Bacteroidota bacterium genome includes the window TGTAGGTGTTTATTGAAATCATCCGGCTGTTCAAGATTGGATACGTGTCCTGCATTATCAATAACCTTTAGGATTGAACCTTTGATTTCCTTATTCATAAATTCGGATTGTACAAGAGGTGTTATTACATCTTCTCTGCCACAGATAATCAAAGTAGGAATAGCAATTGTGTGTAAACAGGAACAGGTTTCAGACCGTTCAGCAAGCGCAATGAGTCCTTCAGCCATGATTTTTTGCGTATTAGAAAACACAACCCTTCGTAGCTTTTCAACCACTTCTTTCTTGTTGTTTAGCGAATCCTTGTAAAAGACTCCTTTTATAAATCCTTCGTTGAATGCTGTTACTCCTTCATCCCGAATTTGGCTGATTGATTTGTAACGCTTTTCTTTCGCTTCAGGCGTATCGGCAATACATTGTGTATCGCATAAAATTAAAGATTGGAAGCGCTGAGGGAATCTTTTCATTGCATTTAGCGCTATGTACCCTCCCATAGAAAGCCCGCAAACTATTGCTTTGTCAATTTGTAATTTATCAATAAACATTATTAAGTCTTCAACAAACAAGTCAATGCTTAATGATGCTTTCTCATCCCTTGATTTTCCAAATCCGCGAATATCATAAGCGATAACCCGGCTTGATGACTTTAAAAATTCGAGTTGGCTGTGCCACATTGTTTTGTCGAATGGGAAACCATGAAGAAAGACGACTGGAATACTCCCTTCCCCAATATCGTCA containing:
- a CDS encoding alpha/beta hydrolase; amino-acid sequence: MKTTATGYNLTIEVNDINISYDDIGEGSIPVVFLHGFPFDKTMWHSQLEFLKSSSRVIAYDIRGFGKSRDEKASLSIDLFVEDLIMFIDKLQIDKAIVCGLSMGGYIALNAMKRFPQRFQSLILCDTQCIADTPEAKEKRYKSISQIRDEGVTAFNEGFIKGVFYKDSLNNKKEVVEKLRRVVFSNTQKIMAEGLIALAERSETCSCLHTIAIPTLIICGREDVITPLVQSEFMNKEIKGSILKVIDNAGHVSNLEQPDDFNKHLQMFLTA